One region of Brachyhypopomus gauderio isolate BG-103 chromosome 9, BGAUD_0.2, whole genome shotgun sequence genomic DNA includes:
- the LOC143523599 gene encoding uncharacterized protein LOC143523599, whose amino-acid sequence MCCPNCGKELVELSPNFCSSCGKRIQDVGVGGTPQPSTSAIPPCPTRAFSTFREYQQKKNEERQKYSLGRKRLKHNGKIKVRINVGLMVIQKGGLRPLRGKTVSLTTDPDISSTTLLSQAVKKMKDFNKDVKDGPFLLLYPDGTEVINIPGTQRPFTLGAYKAEVGKPYQRITVFICLKRDFEEVGNLSDLSDSDPEIVFKKKPEFDVADTLPWEPLDESSPLQQVAETENGVGDLDEEQQVLDLDNRNDPGTSECLTVQSSCYRNYTNLFEPIVIDSEDDVEDLTQDKEKDKEKDLSTEEPVLVI is encoded by the exons ATGTGTTGCCCGAACTGCGGGAAAGAGCTGGTTGAGCTATCACCGAACTTTTGCAGCAGCTGTGGCAAGAGGATTCAAGATGTAGGTGTCGGAGGTACTCCACAGCCTTCAA CGTCGGCTATTCCACCCTGCCCGACTCGAGCCTTCAGTACCTTCCGAGAATATCAACAGAAGAAAAACGAGGAGCGGCAGAAGTATTCTCTAGGGAGAAAGCGGTTAAAGCACAATGGAAAAATAAAAGTTCGG ATAAATGTTGGCTTGATGGTCATTCAGAAGGGTGGTCTAAGGCCACTACGAGGAAAAACTGTTTCCCTTACAACTGACCCAGACATCTCTTCCACAACTCTGCTTAGTCAGGCTGTTAAAAAAATGAAGGACTTCAACAAAGATGTAAAAGATGGGCCTTTCCTTCTTCTGTATCCAGATGGGACAGAGGTCATTAATATCCCTGGGACACAAAGACCTTTTACACTTGGTGCTTATAAGGCTGAAGTTGGCAAGCCATATCAAAGGATTACTGTTTTCATCTGCTTGAAAAGGGACTTTGAAGAAG TTGGAAATTTGTCAGACTTGTCTGACTCTGACCCAGagattgtttttaaaaaaaaaccagagTTTGATGTTGCTGATACACTG CCATGGGAACCTCTGGATGAAAGCAGTCCTTTACAACAAGTGGCAGAAACAGA GAATGGTGTTGGGGATCTTGATGAAGAACAACAG GTTCTAGATTTGGATAACAGAAATGATCCAGGTACCAGTGAATGTCTCACTGTCCAGAGCTCCTGTTACAG AAACTACACCAACCTGTTTGAACCCATTGTGATTGACAGCGAAGACGATGTTGAAGATCTTACTCAAGAcaaagagaaagacaaagagaaagacCTGTCTACAGAAGAACCTGTGTTAGTAATTTAG